A window from Candidatus Margulisiibacteriota bacterium encodes these proteins:
- a CDS encoding ORF6N domain-containing protein, which produces MMAIEGIESKIYEIRGQKVMLDYDLANLYGVETKYLKRQVKRNTSRFPGDFMFQLVKEENLKCQNVTSSYGGRRYLSYAFTEQGIAMLSSILNSERAVQVNIQIMRAFVRFRQTLALHKELADKFKELESRVDGHDTAILQVVAEIKRIVAIEEKPKRRIGFVQERGE; this is translated from the coding sequence ATGATGGCGATCGAAGGGATAGAAAGTAAGATTTACGAGATTCGGGGACAGAAGGTAATGCTTGACTATGACCTGGCTAACCTTTACGGAGTTGAAACAAAATACCTGAAAAGGCAGGTTAAAAGAAATACGAGCAGGTTTCCTGGTGATTTCATGTTCCAGCTTGTGAAAGAGGAGAACTTGAAGTGCCAAAATGTCACCTCAAGTTATGGCGGCCGCCGCTATTTATCTTATGCTTTTACCGAACAGGGCATAGCTATGCTTTCCTCCATTCTAAACAGCGAAAGAGCTGTCCAGGTCAATATTCAGATTATGCGCGCATTTGTTCGATTCAGGCAGACATTGGCCCTACATAAAGAACTGGCCGATAAGTTCAAGGAGCTCGAAAGCAGAGTTGATGGGCATGATACGGCAATTCTTCAAGTCGTTGCTGAGATCAAGCGGATCGTAGCGATCGAAGAAAAACCAAAAAGAAGAATAGGGTTTGTGCAAGAGCGGGGAGAGTAA
- the rho gene encoding transcription termination factor Rho, with protein MDIVELEGKTMPDLYGIAKDLNIPNLRQLKKHDLIFKILEAQTEKNGFLFTKGVLEILPEGYGFLRTGGYLPSREDVYVSQTQIRRFDMENGDYVTGQVRPPKEGEKYYSLLKIEAINGVNPEEARQRVSFHNLTPIFPNRHFVLEHPGCPMASRLIDMVSPIGAGQRAMVVSPPKAGKTTVLKNIANSITANYPEVLIKVLLVDERPEEVTDMQRSVKGEVVASTFDEPPEDHIRIAELLLESTKRIVEGGKDVVILLDSITRLARAYNLVCPPSGRTLSGGLDPTSLHRPKRFFGAARNIEEGGSLTIIATALVDTGSRMDDIIYEEFKGTGNMELHLNRKLADRRVFPAIDVRLSGTRREDLLMDDKELKKIWLLRKVMDNYETVEATEQLIERLKTFKTNKQFFESADVK; from the coding sequence ATGGACATCGTCGAGTTAGAAGGTAAAACAATGCCGGACCTGTACGGGATCGCGAAGGACCTGAACATCCCGAACCTGAGGCAGTTGAAGAAGCACGACCTCATTTTCAAGATCCTGGAGGCCCAGACCGAAAAGAACGGCTTTCTCTTCACCAAGGGGGTGCTGGAGATCCTGCCGGAGGGCTACGGTTTCCTGCGGACCGGCGGTTACCTGCCGAGCCGCGAAGACGTCTACGTCTCCCAGACGCAGATCCGCCGCTTCGACATGGAGAACGGCGACTACGTCACCGGCCAGGTCCGCCCGCCCAAAGAAGGCGAAAAATATTACAGCCTGCTGAAGATCGAAGCGATCAACGGGGTCAATCCGGAAGAGGCGCGCCAGCGGGTTTCGTTCCATAATTTAACGCCGATCTTCCCCAACCGGCACTTTGTCCTGGAGCACCCCGGCTGTCCCATGGCCTCGCGGCTGATCGACATGGTCTCGCCGATCGGCGCCGGCCAGCGCGCCATGGTCGTCTCGCCGCCGAAAGCGGGTAAAACGACCGTGCTGAAGAACATCGCCAACAGCATCACCGCCAATTATCCCGAAGTGCTGATCAAGGTCCTGCTGGTCGACGAGCGGCCGGAAGAGGTCACCGACATGCAGCGCTCCGTCAAAGGGGAAGTCGTTGCTTCGACGTTCGACGAGCCGCCGGAGGACCATATCCGGATCGCCGAGCTCCTGCTCGAATCGACCAAGCGGATCGTGGAAGGCGGCAAAGACGTCGTGATCCTGCTCGACTCGATCACCCGCCTCGCCCGCGCCTACAACCTGGTCTGCCCGCCGTCGGGCCGCACCCTCTCGGGCGGTCTCGATCCGACCTCGCTCCACCGGCCGAAACGGTTCTTCGGCGCGGCGCGCAATATCGAGGAAGGCGGCAGCTTGACGATCATCGCCACCGCGCTGGTCGACACCGGCTCCCGGATGGACGACATCATTTACGAAGAGTTCAAGGGGACCGGCAACATGGAGCTCCACCTGAACCGGAAACTGGCCGACCGCCGCGTTTTCCCGGCGATCGACGTCCGCCTCTCCGGCACCCGGCGCGAAGATCTGTTAATGGACGACAAAGAGCTGAAAAAGATCTGGCTGCTGCGCAAGGTGATGGATAATTACGAGACGGTGGAAGCGACCGAACAGCTGATCGAGCGGCTCAAGACTTTCAAGACCAACAAGCAGTTCTTCGAATCGGCCGACGTCAAGTAG